One genomic window of Cercospora beticola chromosome 5, complete sequence includes the following:
- a CDS encoding uncharacterized protein (BUSCO:EOG092602MO), with the protein MAWWQKRLLRYGLRYGLSRTGLLDDSAIDLDSLDITVGRQNVIELRDVGLNIESISQLARLPAAIRLETAKVAHLKLTIPADFYQSSIVVEVDGVEVAAILEDDSGANLPKKEQGSRARSPETARAPRHRKTNRRIHSPPPHHTSAAGDDTRLPNVQDVAKSFLLEEPLDERRDLEALAYGSRGMEESFASESSESEVGTGTGVGVPGFLANFLQGIVERLQLEVRNVEVRLQTGVPNGSPEPTSVTLRLRMASANVERVDPAKPDKRREVNLAAITMDILLKDEVTAELSTLRSHTSAIRDPSMPASRNTSERAASSVVSPLANSTTTEHDTTSILEEEDRREATIPDNRLASSSTDSLQRLMQSAMEPAEPSVQIANMAESASLSNDGNFADAQDGETFGTEQQPHELDIHPGDDNISWGSRRSRTSPQSQDLWNSMISEDDLPGSLHMASRAQVAAPHAQSSRSSSPLALRHRRAVSPYDRAITSPGSWPRPDISPPRQRQPGLQSWPSLEQGIRGVSEPLDRLLSQSSGNAVDNKVTALGQARSASPASATGSLSDETAAMDESMLESQVFSHEEAQSMYMSAMTGSKTLDMPGGWGSDTQSAQSVAPEALASSDRDQAAQTVPAVEHDLSQLDGARPSIEAASANATPRAQTPIAHDRPSKDISPDASIVVIELLHIDQITVSIPSPQDSENHGKQQVPADSSPVRRPTSGVRGMPGTFSAYSEMSASRRRETDSTYTDTSNIFWAPESAKGPEVSDGRVGIVVGVITIQAGIPTCQLLHKVSMNLASTLQHKDAGNEVLNSSGSKQTPPPVSLLLRQLRVSLTENAKSMDAQSGPTRHGLVDLFCEDIEVKLAETQTRLSIQDLVLSLGGQDLLRFDHKADAMTESVTLTEQAPAVAIDIAKKTLAADRRSITELSVQIKPVQLTIDLSLFDEVFDSFGGLSGILELGNSALSESGMRSPVTPPPTKGVRFVGEQQPALVEPEVKVNARIGGFTTNLRSSACAVVLRTSAIKSVYREHGMVATISRLVLSGPFNHSQTQEPPLTIDVATVRIEYLLTPQDNDLERLLTLLTPSRDQYDDDGDILIDTLLRQRRKGALLRIVVGDVKAKIDNLDCLAVLNSLGDDLAKLSAVTKYLPEDDKPGLLTLLRIKDAEARVPVNDRFGKLLFALQDLHLAHVGLPALLAFSIGDVFAQQVEGAELLHSLLPLTAVDNLPVIMARMIGNEIEPTVKVKLFNLCVEYSVPIILALTGMDRPLNPEEIVNEMAQSIANLAMAGDTQVLRRSPASDVTSTPKKKTAISLLVHDSAARLNPQRLPSKALVVLNNAHVTTSVPPGDTMSARLELRKAAIFLTDRELEELNVDVKARNVQRLDDILKQRGYVSVASVRSAVVQFHATETGTEDAKAVEIDVKNELFLLETCADSTQTLFATLGALAPPTPPSKVPKYLTQPMPIEDMMASFSGAPFIQAEEKPETLFDVEHDLEDFNEELDLGISTFDDPDDLLAESEMTPSLYGPVSGLLDMGSDPDAESNIGDDPETAESLLEEDPFEMTISPEDGQLGDAALMRDLNRPSAAIDSGKANPDSYEIVDLGFDALGSGQQALGDQHRFNPPFVGKHGQSKDKPHQDATVKLRLRDFHLIWHLHDGFDWQRTRDGIVDAVEQVEQRAEERKARRRRSRQDPEDDESVIGDFLFNSIYIGVPADLDGQDLRRQINRGIDQEISETESVPASGISRPTIYSATGQPRNRQSQRRRLKLGRTRSHKIAFELSGVSADVLVFGSESSDVVSSVDLRIQDFEIFDKVPTSTWRKFLTHLESDPAAREKSKPMFHIQLDNVKTLESHSASEIILHVAVQPLRLHVDQDALDFITRFFEFKDPDMVDSQDTGEKPFIQRVEVETVDLCLDYKPKNVDYAGLRSGRTKEFMNFITLEGCNIRLKHAIIYGLGGFDLLHDTLSNIWTPDVIRNQLPRVLSGLAPVRSLVNLGVGVRDVVAIPVREYKKDGRIVRSIQKGAFQFGKTTASELARLGAKVALGTQTMLANAEEFLAPGSSTGGRSKLSSSPGWHEGGHLSDEDDPERQRAVSAYANQPLGVLSGLRSARRHLEHDLLTAKDALIAVQGEVFESRGPGEVAGAVVKHAPTVILRPVIGATRAVGTALLGVGNAVDRGNLRRVDDKYKRR; encoded by the coding sequence ATGGCGTGGTGGCAGAAGAGGTTGCTGCGCTACGGCCTACGCTACGGCCTATCGAGAACGGGCCTGCTGGACGACTCCGCCATCGATCTCGATTCACTGGACATCACCGTCGGACGACAGAACGTGATAGAGCTGAGGGATGTCGGCTTGAACATTGAGAGCATCAGTCAGCTGGCACGGCTTCCAGCAGCAATAAGACTTGAGACGGCCAAGGTTGCACATCTGAAGTTGACAATACCGGCCGACTTCTACCAGAGCAGCATCGTGGTCGAGGTCGATGGAGTGGAGGTTGCTGCAATTCTTGAGGATGACTCAGGTGCAAATCTGCCTAAGAAAGAGCAGGGAAGTCGAGCACGTAGCCCGGAAACGGCTAGGGCGCCACGGCACAGGAAGACCAACAGACGGATACACTCGCCTCCACCACACCATACCAGTGCTGCAGGTGATGATACGAGGCTGCCGAACGTACAAGATGTGGCGAAGTCTTTCTTACTGGAGGAGCCTTTGGACGAGCGACGAGATCTTGAGGCACTGGCTTATGGCTCCAGAGGCATGGAGGAGTCCTTTGCTAGTGAGAGCAGCGAAAGCGAGGTTGGCACAGGAACTGGCGTCGGAGTGCCTGGCTTCCTGGCCAACTTCCTACAGGGTATTGTGGAGAGGCTTCAGCTAGAAGTCAGGAACGTGGAAGTGAGGCTTCAAACCGGTGTCCCAAATGGCAGCCCCGAACCCACGTCTGTGACACTGAGGCTGCGGATGGCCTCTGCCAACGTCGAGAGAGTGGATCCCGCCAAGCCAGACAAGCGCCGTGAAGTGAATCTGGCAGCGATTACTATGGATATCCTATTGAAGGATGAAGTGACAGCTGAGCTTTCGACCCTACGATCGCATACTTCCGCAATACGGGACCCATCGATGCCAGCCAGCCGAAATACATCTGAGCGGGCTGCTAGTTCCGTTGTGTCGCCCTTGGCTAACAGCACGACAACAGAGCATGACACTACATCGATTCTAGAAGAGGAGGACAGACGAGAAGCCACGATTCCAGACAACCGTCTTGCATCTAGCAGCACTGATTCACTGCAGAGACTCATGCAATCAGCGATGGAGCCTGCGGAACCCAGCGTGCAGATAGCTAACATGGCAGAATCTGCATCATTGTCGAACGATGGGAACTTTGCGGATGCCCAAGACGGCGAGACCTTCGGAACGGAGCAGCAACCTCACGAGCTCGATATTCACCCTGGCGATGACAATATAAGCTGGGGTTCACGAAGAAGTAGAACAAGCCCACAGTCTCAGGATTTATGGAACTCGATGATCAGTGAGGATGATCTGCCGGGTTCGCTGCATATGGCGTCGCGCGCTCAAGTTGCAGCCCCTCATGCGCAGTcttcgcgcagcagcagccctcTAGCTCTTCGGCATCGCCGTGCCGTGTCTCCCTACGACCGAGCCATAACCAGCCCCGGGTCGTGGCCCAGGCCCGATATCAGCCCCCCTCGACAGCGACAACCAGGCCTTCAGTCATGGCCATCACTGGAACAGGGAATACGCGGTGTATCTGAACCCCTCGATCGTTTGCTGTCGCAGTCATCCGGAAATGCGGTCGATAACAAGGTCACAGCGCTCGGACAAGCGCGATCAGCATCACCAGCATCTGCAACAGGGAGTCTTTCAGACGAGACAGCCGCAATGGACGAAAGCATGCTTGAGTCTCAAGTCTTCAGTCACGAAGAAGCACAGAGCATGTATATGAGCGCTATGACTGGCAGTAAAACGCTGGATATGCCCGGTGGCTGGGGATCCGACACCCAAAGCGCCCAGTCTGTAGCGCCCGAAGCGCTAGCCTCTTCCGACCGCGATCAGGCAGCTCAAACAGTACCTGCTGTTGAGCATGATCTTTCACAACTTGACGGAGCAAGACCTAGCATTGAAGCTGCATCAGCCAATGCAACACCACGTGCGCAGACGCCCATAGCTCACGACAGGCCGTCAAAAGACATCTCACCAGACGCTAGCATTGTAGTGATCGAGCTGCTACATATCGATCAGATCACAGTCTCCATTCCATCACCACAAGATTCAGAGAATCATGGCAAACAGCAGGTGCCCGCAGATAGCAGCCCTGTTCGTCGGCCAACAAGTGGGGTCCGTGGTATGCCGGGTACATTCTCCGCATACTCTGAAATGAGTGCTTCTAGACGTCGGGAAACAGACTCCACATATACCGATACCAGTAATATCTTCTGGGCTCCGGAGTCTGCCAAAGGCCCCGAGGTTTCTGATGGGCGTGTCGGCATTGTGGTGGGAGTTATCACTATCCAGGCAGGAATTCCCACCTGTCAACTGCTACACAAAGTATCGATGAACTTAGCCAGCACTTTGCAACACAAAGATGCTGGTAACGAGGTCCTGAACAGCAGTGGAAGCAAGCAGACTCCACCCCCAGTCTCCCTGCTTTTGCGGCAATTGCGAGTCTCCCTGACGGAAAATGCCAAGAGTATGGATGCGCAAAGCGGTCCTACTCGGCACGGACTGGTTGATTTGTTTTGTGAGGATATTGAAGTTAAGCTCGCTGAGACACAGACGAGATTGAGCATTCAGGATCTGGTACTTTCACTGGGCGGCCAGGACCTGTTGAGATTCGACCACAAAGCAGATGCGATGACCGAGTCGGTAACTCTCACAGAACAAGCGCCAGCTGTCGCTATCGACATAGCAAAGAAGACCCTTGCTGCCGACAGAAGGTCAATAACAGAACTCTCGGTGCAGATCAAGCCTGTCCAGCTCACAATCGATCTCAGCCTTTTCGACGAGGTATTCGACTCTTTCGGTGGCCTGAGCGGGATTCTTGAGCTTGGCAATTCAGCTCTCTCAGAGAGTGGCATGAGGTCGCCAGTCACACCGCCGCCCACCAAGGGAGTGCGTTTCGTAGGCGAGCAGCAACCTGCGTTAGTTGAACCTGAAGTCAAAGTCAATGCGCGCATCGGCGGCTTCACAACGAATTTGCGCAGTAGTGCCTGTGCGGTTGTTCTACGAACAAGCGCTATCAAGTCAGTGTACCGTGAGCACGGTATGGTCGCCACCATCTCACGCCTCGTGCTGAGCGGACCATTCAATCACTCGCAGACGCAAGAACCACCCCTGACGATCGATGTTGCCACCGTGCGGATCGAATATCTCTTGACCCCCCAGGACAACGACCTTGAGCGTCTGCTAACACTGCTGACACCCTCGCGAGACCAATACGATGATGACGGCGACATCTTGATCGACACACTTCTGCGACAGCGTCGCAAGGGAGCCCTCCTCAGAATTGTCGTGGGCGATGTGAAAGCTAAGATTGATAATCTCGACTGCCTTGCTGTGCTCAATAGTCTTGGCGACGACCTCGCGAAACTGTCTGCTGTCACCAAGTACTTGCCAGAAGACGATAAGCCTGGGCTGCTAACCCTCTTGCGGATCAAAGATGCAGAGGCACGCGTTCCTGTCAATGACCGTTTTGGCAAGCTCCTATTCGCTTTGCAAGATTTGCACCTTGCGCATGTGGGACTACCGGCCCTGCTCGCATTCTCGATTGGCGATGTCTTTGCTCAACAAGTAGAAGGCGCAGAATTGCTACACAGCCTGCTACCACTCACAGCCGTTGACAATCTTCCTGTCATCATGGCACGAATGATAGGTAACGAAATCGAACCGACAGTGAAGGTCAAACTCTTCAATCTTTGTGTGGAGTACAGTGTGCCCATCATACTTGCTCTCACGGGTATGGACAGACCACTGAATCCGGAAGAGATAGTCAACGAGATGGCTCAATCGATTGCAAATCTTGCCATGGCAGGTGATACTCAGGTCCTCAGGCGTAGTCCTGCAAGCGATGTTACGAGCACGCCGAAGAAAAAGACCGCCATTAGCCTTTTGGTGCATGATTCGGCTGCTAGGCTAAATCCTCAAAGATTGCCATCGAAAGCGCTTGTGGTCTTGAACAATGCCCATGTAACAACAAGTGTGCCGCCTGGAGATACCATGTCGGCCAGACTTGAACTCAGGAAAGCCGCCATCTTTCTCACCGACCGCGAACTGGAGGAACTGAATGTCGATGTGAAGGCAAGAAACGTGCAACGCCTTGATGATATTCTCAAACAGCGCGGATACGTATCGGTGGCCTCAGTCAGGTCTGCCGTTGTGCAATTTCACGCAACAGAGACAGGCACTGAAGACGCGAAAGCCGTTGAGATTGATGTCAAGAATGAGCTTTTCTTGCTCGAGACGTGCGCAGATTCCACTCAGACCCTTTTTGCAACACTCGGAGCCCTCGCTCCTCCTACTCCACCTAGCAAGGTCCCAAAGTACCTGACGCAGCCCATGCCTATCGAAGACATGATGGCATCTTTCTCCGGTGCCCCGTTCATCCAAGCAGAGGAGAAACCCGAAACTCTGTTCGATGTGGAGCACGATTTAGAAGACTTCAACGAAGAGCTAGATCTTGGCATCTCAACCTTCGACGATCCTGATGACCTGCTTGCTGAATCAGAAATGACGCCTAGTCTTTACGGCCCCGTGAGCGGCCTTCTCGACATGGGTTCTGATCCAGATGCCGAGAGCAATATTGGCGACGATCCCGAGACTGCAGAGAGTCTTCTGGAAGAGGACCCTTTCGAGATGACCATTTCACCAGAAGATGGACAACTTGGTGATGCAGCTTTGATGCGAGACCTGAATAGACCCAGTGCCGCTATCGACAGCGGCAAAGCCAATCCCGACTCCTACGAGATCGTAGACCTTGGATTTGACGCACTTGGAAGTGGCCAGCAAGCGCTCGGAGATCAGCATCGCTTCAACCCACCATTTGTCGGCAAGCATGGGCAGAGTAAGGATAAGCCCCATCAGGATGCTACTGTCAAGCTGCGCCTCCGTGATTTCCATCTCATCTGGCACCTTCACGATGGCTTTGATTGGCAGCGCACACGCGATGGCATCGTGGACGCTGTCGAGCAGGTGGAACAACGCGCTGAAGAGCGCAAGGCGAGGCGTCGCAGATCCCGACAAGAtccagaagatgatgagtcCGTGATTGGTGACTTCTTGTTCAATTCAATCTACATTGGCGTTCCCGCTGATTTGGACGGCCAAGACCTACGACGCCAGATCAATCGGGGCATTGACCAGGAAATCAGCGAAACAGAGAGCGTGCCTGCATCCGGAATATCTAGGCCCACGATATATTCAGCAACTGGGCAGCCTCGAAATCGTCAGTCTCAACGCAGGAGACTCAAGCTCGGTCGCACTCGCAGTCATAAGATCGCTTTCGAATTGAGCGGTGTATCTGCCGACGTTCTGGTCTTTGGTTCCGAAAGCAGTGACGTGGTCAGCTCGGTGGACCTTCGCATCCAGGACTTCGAAATTTTTGATAAGGTGCCCACTTCGACCTGGCGAAAGTTCCTGACCCATCTGGAGAGCGATCCGGCCGCGCGCGAGAAGTCCAAGCCCATGTTCCATATCCAGCTCGACAATGTGAAGACTTTAGAAAGCCACTCTGCGTCTGAGATCATCTTGCACGTTGCAGTACAGCCACTTCGACTTCACGTTGATCAAGATGCGCTTGATTTCATCACACGATTCTTCGAGTTCAAGGATCCAGACATGGTTGACAGCCAAGACACTGGCGAGAAACCATTTATCCAGCGTGTCGAAGTTGAGACTGTGGATCTGTGCCTGGACTACAAACCCAAGAACGTCGACTATGCTGGCCTTCGATCCGGGCGGACCAAGGAGTTCATGAATTTCATCACTCTGGAAGGCTGCAACATTCGTCTTAAGCATGCGATTATCTACGGCCTCGGAGGGTTCGACCTACTTCATGACACGCTGAGCAACATATGGACGCCCGATGTGATCCGAAACCAATTGCCGCGTGTGCTTTCGGGCCTTGCACCGGTTCGAAGTTTGGTCAATCTTGGAGTTGGAGTACGTGATGTTGTTGCCATCCCTGTGCGCGAGTACAAGAAGGACGGCCGCATCGTACGCAGCATACAGAAGGGTGCCTTTCAGTTCGGGAAAACCACTGCGAGTGAGCTTGCACGACTTGGCGCAAAGGTGGCCTTGGGCACACAGACTATGCTTGCGAATGCAGAAGAATTTCTGGCACCTGGAAGCTCCACAGGCGGGCGCTCGAAACTTTCGTCTTCACCAGGCTGGCACGAAGGTGGACACTTGTCTGACGAGGA
- a CDS encoding uncharacterized protein (BUSCO:EOG09260BRA), with product MAAALPVDGASSISVAVRVRPFTIQEAAQLTRNDDGPLFLGDGSMAAVPKPRVGGKGIRPVIKVMDEKCLVFDPPEEHSVQRFGRAMLPQGKRSKDQTFAFDRVFDEHTTQCDVYAATTQPLLDQVLDGYNATVFAYGATGCGKTHTITGTVQSPGIIFMTMQELFERVQELRETKEVDVTLSYLEIYNEAIRDLLAPPGSSGKQGLMLREDSHQAVSVAGLTSNKPQSVQEVMDMVIQGNGQRTQSPTEANATSSRSHAVLQVNVALKDRNAAVNEPVTFATLSIIDLAGSERASVTKNKGERLLEGANINKSLLALGSCINALCDPRKKNHVPYRNSKLTRLLKFSLGGNCRTVMIVCVSPSSAHFDETQNTLRYANRAKNIQTKSVRNVYNVDRHVKDYLKKIDEQMLLIKELQAQLQDYEKQAFAKFKKAESKFDGVLKDSIERVRLAYDHSASERKERINTTLRLRQTERRIGAISGWVGAFDQVCETREEEEPAAAMVAMRKTATGILAELEHSRQHHHQKLGKINWTRSIDIALQDGLRQLESNESFTADCAEASSLLKEVELLKNRADIEMNAIVLDAEKAGESGLMNVMLTTHFETIAIVNQLAQMTEEEAVQAGRDILGKLLQACTDAVGQVIKPDGGLQITAAVAPSRSGTPRKQKSLIGPSPMKSKIRHSVSSRASLSSQPQPVLPAPAASAIPAHITAEMSTISPHDGSSPARGTTASPRRHVKKLGGLARKGVAFGSGTPRKRSPQKKRGVRWRDEGAEDGSTPGALVEFQPTPKMPAPTPHSFNNDDSLTIEPPRFTSEIDANDADPESSPLPLPPTQSSEIRKTPAGTGRFAIGALTKGGKLGSDSPTLMPPPKFSTSMGSFSSDDESSPLRELGNRAPHSSSLRTVNNTSDQSDASFSTGGSDAEQSFTDREASQQIRAAMAKKRRSSMGTRNSIGGAASRQRASDRAQRRRSPTAAQFAVGSPPSDSSFSASHARRIGASRESTGHSNVLSPRTGSVVKNNGPPAVRAAQPLRVRQSMIDINHTPRETPTGPNGRPHSRVSSVVPGSAGGSKPVWR from the exons ATGGCCGCCGCGCTCCCAGTTGACGGCGCGTCAAGCATCAGTGTCGCTGTGCGAGTGCGGCCTTTCACTATCCAGGAAGCTGCACAATTGACGAGAAACGATGATGGCCCTCTATTCCTCGGCGATGGCTCAATGGCTGCTGTGCCAAAGCCACGAGTTGGCGGAAAGGGCATTCGTCCTGTGATCAAGGTCATGGACGAGAAGTGCTT AGTATTCGACCCACCCGAGGAGCACTCGGTGCAACGATTCGGCCGTGCGATGCTCCCCCAGGGGAAGCGTTCCAAGGATCAGACATTCGCCTTCGACCGAGTCTTCGACGAGCACACCACACAATGCGACGTCTACGCAGCGACAACTCAGCCACTCCTGGATCAGGTGCTCGACGGTTACAACGCGACAGTGTTCGCGTATGGTGCAACTGGCTGTGGAAAGACTCATACCATTACTGGAACAGTCCAGTCACCTGGTATCATATTCATGACAATGCAGGAACTATTCGAGCGTGTACAGGAGCTGAGGGAAACCAAGGAGGTGGACGTAACCCTTTCATACCTCGAGATCTACAACGAGGCCATTCGAGATCTTCTCGCGCCCCCAGGTTCGAGCGGCAAGCAAGGACTGATGCTCCGGGAGGACTCGCATCAGGCAGTATCCGTGGCCGGCCTCACCTCCAACAAGCCACAATCTGTCCAGGAAGTCATGGACATGGTCATACAGGGCAATGGGCAACGCACACAATCGCCAACAGAAGCGAATGCTACATCCTCTCGATCTCACGCGGTGCTGCAGGTCAATGTCGCATTGAAAGATCGTAACGCTGCCGTCAACGAACCCGTGACATTTGCAACACTCTCGATTATCGACCTGGCGGGCTCAGAGCGGGCTTCAGTCACAAAGAACAAGGGCGAACGTCTGCTCGAAGGCGCGAACATCAACAAATCTCTACTTGCGCTTGGATCTTGTATCAACGCGTTATGCGATCCGCGAAAGAAGAACCACGTGCCTTACCGGAACTCGAAGTTGACACGATTGCTGAAGTTCAGTCTGGGCGGAAACTGCCGCACAGTCATGATCGTGTGTGTGTCGCCGAGCAGTGCGCACTTCGACGAAACACAAAATACTCTACGATACGCCAACAGAGCCAAGAACATCCAGACGAAGAGCGTGCGGAATGTGTACAATGTCGACCGGCACGTCAAGGACTACCTCAAGAAGATTGATGAACAAATGCTTCTTATCAAGGAGCTCCAGGCACAGCTTCAGGACTACGAAAAGCAAGCTTTTGCGAAATTCAAGAAAGCGGAGTCGAAGTTCGATGGGGTTCTCAAAGACAGCATTGAACGTGTACGACTCGCATACGACCACTCCGCTTCGGAGCGAAAGGAGAGAATCAACACGACATTACGTTTACGGCAAACCGAGCGGCGCATTGGCGCTATCAGTGGCTGGGTTGGTGCATTTGACCAGGTCTGCGAaactcgagaagaagaggagccagctgctgcgatggtAGCCATGAGGAAGACCGCTACTGGTATATTGGCGGAATTGGAGCACAGccgacaacatcatcaccaaAAGTTGGGCAAGATAAACTGGACCCGCTCGATCGATATAGCACTTCAGGATGGGCTTCGTCAATTGGAAAGCAACGAGAGTTTTACTGCTGATTGTGCAGAGGCATCGAGTTTGTTGAAGGAAGTGGAGCTTCTGAAGAACCGAGCTGACATCGAGATGAACGCCATTGTCTTGGACGCCGAGAAGGCGGGCGAGTCGGGTCTCATGAATGTGATGCTCACAACTCATTTTGAGACCATCGCCATTGTCAATCAGCTCGCACAGATGACAGAAGAGGAGGCAGTGCAAGCAGGCCGCGACATCTTGGGCAAGCTTTTGCAAGCATGCACCGACGCCGTCGGCCAAGTCATCAAGCCAGACGGCGGGCTACAAATTACGGCAGCTGTAGCGCCCAGCCGCTCTGGGACACCGCGTAAGCAGAAGTCGTTGATCGGCCCGTCGCCCATGAAGAGCAAGATCAGGCACTCGGTATCGAGTCGCGCCTCGCTCTCATCGCAACCGCAGCCAGTTTTGCCTGCCCCTGCTGCATCGGCGATACCCGCGCATATCACTGCTGAAATGTCCACCATTTCCCCACACGACGGCTCAAGCCCTGCCCGAGGCACAACGGCGAGCCCGAGGAGACATGTCAAAAAGCTCGGAGGTTTGGCACGTAAAGGagttgctttcggatcgggAACTCCCAGAAAGAGGTCGCCTCAAAAGAAGCGTGGCGTGAGATGGAGAGATGAAGGTGCCGAGGATGGATCCACACCTGGCGCACTGGTCGAGTTTCAACCTACCCCGAAGATGCCCGCTCCTACGCCTCATTCTTTCAACAACGATGACAGCTTGACTATTGAGCCACCCAGGTTCACCTCCGAGATCGATGCCAACGATGCAGATCCCGAATCGAGCCCccttccacttcctccaaCACAAAGCAGCGAAATTCGAAAGACTCCAGCGGGCACTGGTCGATTCGCGATTGGGGCTTTGACGAAGGGGGGCAAATTGGGGTCTGATTCGCCGACGCTGATGCCGCCCCCAAAATTCTCGACGAGTATGGGCTCCTTttccagcgacgatgagTCTAGTCCGTTACGCGAACTTGGCAATCGTGCTCCCCACAGCAGCTCTTTGCGCACTGTTAACAATACTTCAGACCAAAGCGATGCATCTTTCTCTACCGGTGGATCCGATGCCGAGCAGTCTTTCACGGATCGCGAAGCGTCGCAACAGATTCGcgcagcaatggcgaaaAAGAGGCGATCCTCCATGGGGACTCGCAACTCCATCGGAGGTGCCGCCTCCCGTCAACGGGCGAGCGACCGCGCACAACGCCGTCGCAGCCCGACTGCTGCTCAATTTGCTGTTGGCTCGCCCCCATCCgattcttctttctcggcATCGCATGCTCGTCGCATAGGTGCCTCGCGGGAATCAACTGGCCACAGCAACGTGTTATCGCCACGTACTGGGTCCGTCGTGAAAAATAATGGTCCACCAGCTGTAAGAGCTGCGCAGCCACTTCGCGTGCGTCAGAGTATGATTGATATCAACCATACGCCACGCGAGACTCCAACAGGTCCTAATGGCCGGCCTCACTCGCGCGTAAGCAGCGTGGTACCCGGGAGTGCTGGAGGCTCCAAGCCGGTCTGGCGCTGA